The segment CGGTCATGGCGAAGCGCGTTGAGCGGCGCACGGTCGACCTCACGCAGTATCCCGATCTGGTGGTCATCTATCTCGGCATGCGCGTCAATCGCTGGTTCGGCTTCAGGCGGCTGCTGGGGCTGGGGCCGCAGATCCAGAAGTCGGTGGCGGCGCAGCCGGAGGGGCTGCTGCTGCACGAGAACCTGTTCTTCTCCCTGCGCCACCTGGGCATGCGCCAGTACTGGCGCGATTGGGAGTCGCTGGAACGCTGGACGCGCAGCGAGCCGCACCAGCGCTGGTGGAAGCAGTTTCTCAAGGACTCCGGCGGCACCGGCTTCTGGCACGAGTCCTACTTCCTGCGCGGCGGCATGGAGGCGATCTACGACGACGTGACAAGTCCGCTCGGCTTCCTGAAGTTCGCGCCATCAGAGGCCGCGCGCGGCGGCATGTTCTCCGCCCGCCGTCGCGCCGGTCTGCCGGGCGACTCGCCCACGCCCGTCCTGGACGAGCAGGCGCTCTACGCCGGCGGCCCAACGCGGTAAACTGCCGTCGGAGCGTGCTGTCCCCGCCGCGCGTCAACGCGCCTCTCCCTTCCCCTCACGTGCCGCGTGTGCCACGTGTGCCGCGTGTGCCATAAGAAGAGGGCCGGTCCTGGCACAGAACGGGTCGCCTCGACTCGTCGTGCCTATGGGAAAGCGCGAGGCGGTGGTGTTCAGCGCAAGCCCCATTCCTGCCGGGAGATCGTTCCGTGACCGCAACCGTGCCCAGCGCCTACGCCGACTGGCGAGAGACCTACAAATCGCGCTGCCAGAGCGCCGATGAGGCAATGCGGCTCATCCACGACGGCGACCTCGTCGGCCTGACGATCCTGGCGCCGGCCGAGCTGACCGCTGCCTTCGAGCGGCGGGCGAAGCAGCTCGATCGCGTGGATATCCGCCTGCTGGCGCCGCGCGAGCTGCAGCTCTTCACGCCCGATGGCCCGCGCGGCGAGAAAGAGATCGAGCTGTTCATCGGCGACATCTCGCGTCCCAGCCACGACGCGCGCATCACGACCTATCTGCCCAATACCTTCATGCTGGGGATGAAGGCGTTCGACGACGGCCGGCCGGAGGCGCGCCTGCCCGACGTGTTCCTGACGCCGTGCAGCCCGCCGAACGAGGCGGGCTACGTGCACTTCGGCCCGCACATGTGGAACCGCAAGGCGTACATCCGCCGCTGCAAGCGCTCGATCGCGATGATCGACCCGAACATGATGCCCGTGCACGGCGATGTCTGGCTGCACGTCAGCGAGATCGACGCCTTCGTGGAAGGCGTCGTGCAGCCGGTGGACATGACGGCGATGGCGCGGCGCATCGAGGTGGAGACGCCGCCAGAGAACCGGCCGGCGCTGCGCCGCCTGCTCGGCCTGGCGCTGCCGGAGCAGATCGCGCTGGTGCAGGACCGCTTTCCCCTGCTGCCGCCCGATATGCTGGAGCGGGCGCTGGGCCTGAGCGAAGTCGACGAGGCGTCGAAAGGCATCGCCGCCAACCTGCGCGAGCTGATCCGCGAGGGTGCGACGATCCAGATCGGCGTGGGCGAGCCGAGCCAGCTGATGGTCAAGGCCGGCGCCTTCGACGTCGCGCACGGCCTCGGCATTCACACCGAGCTGGGCTCGCCGGGGCTGGCGCAACTCTGGCAGCGCGGCATCGTCGACAACGCGCGCAAGCGCCTGCATCACGGCGCCAGCGTCGCCGTGGCCTGGAGCGGCTGCGACGGCGAAGACATGCGCATCATCCGCGACAACCCCGCCTTCCAGCTCTACGACCCGGATTACCTGCTCAACCCGCTGCTGATGGCGCAGAACCCGCGCATGACCTCGATCAACAGCGCCGTGGCCGTGGACGTGCTCGGCCAGATCGCCAGCGAGGATCGTTTCGGCGGCAACATGATCAACGGCACCGGCGGCCAGCCCGACACGCATATCAGCGCGGCGCTGTGCAAGGACGGCCGCGCGATCACGGTGATGCGCTCGACGGCGCTGGCCGGCTCCGTCTCGAAGGTGGTGGCGCGGCACGAAGCCGGCACGCTGATCACGATCCCGCGTTACCTGGCCGACACGATCGTGACCGAGCACGGCGTCGCCCGCCTGCTGGACAAGAACCACCGCCAGCGCGCGGCCGAGCTGATCAGCATCGCCCACCCCGACTTCCGCGCCGAGCTGCGCAAAGAGGCGGCGAAGATCGTGGGTGAGCTGTGAGCGGGCCGGCGGAGCAGGCGATGCGCTTCGCGCTCTCGGCCTCGGTCTTCCTGCAGATCTACAGGTATGGTAACGTCCCCGTGTTGCATCCGGCCCCACCGCCGGGTGAGGATTGAAACCCTTCGCCGGCGGAGCAGCACCACGGCCTGATCTACGTGGCGCCCTGCCCCGCGGGCGCCGAGTGCCTGCTGAACGATGAGCACAGCGGCTTCCGCCGGGTCAGCCCGGACTACCACATCGCCCCCTTCCTCAGCGAGGAGCGCATCGCGGCGGCGAGCCTGGCCGAGCCGCTGCCGCGCACCGCGCGCGAGACGCGCCGCGTGGCCGAGGCCGTCGCCCGGCTGCTCGGCGGCACGACTCCTCCGCCCCCGTCGCCGCGCTCCCATACTCACGGATGAGGCAGTCGTGGGCTATGAAGGATGACTCGCCGCTGTCGCCTCCGCGTTTACCTGCTCCACCAGGCGCAGCAGGCGGCCCAGCGTCTCGAGCCGCTCGGCCGGCGTCTCGCCCTGCGGGTTGGCCTGCAACGTCGTGACGCCGGCGTCGCGGTAGACGCGCAGGCGCTGCTTCACCATCGCCTCGCTGCCCAGCAGGTTGGACTGGATCACGAACGCGTCCGGGATCAGCGCGGCGGCTTCGTCGCGGCGCCGCTCGAGCCACAGATCCTGCACGCGCTGCGCCAGCTCGGCGTAGCCCTGGCGGGCGTAGGCGTCCTTGTAGAAGTTGTGGTCGCGCGAGCCCATCGCGCCGATCTCGAAGGCGAAGCCCGGCTTGCGCGGCGCGATCAGCCGCTCCAGGTCGTCGCCGAAGGCCACCACGCCGCCGGCCATGCGGTCGATCGCCGCGAAGTCGCGGCCGGCGCGCGCGGCGCCGCGGCGCAGCGGCGCAAAGAAGACTTCGGCGTGCTCCGGCATGAACGCGCTGGCGATCCAGCCGTCGGCCAGGGCGCCGGTCAGCTCCAGGCTCTTCGGACCGAGCGTCGCCAGGTAGATCGGCACCTCCGCCGGCGGGGCGCTGCTCTTCAGGGCGCGGCCCACGCCGCCCGGCAGCGGCAGTTTGTAGACCGCGCCGTCATAGGTCACGCGCTCGCCGCGCACGGCCATGCGCACGATTTCGACCGTCTCGCGCAGGCGTGTGACCGGCTGCTTGAAGGGCACGCCGTGCCAGCCCTCGATCACCTGCGGCCCGCTGGTCCCCAGGCCGAGGCTGAAACGGCCGTCCGAGAGCGCTGCCAGGCTGAGCGCCGACATCGCCAGCACGGCCGGCGTGCGGGTGCCCGCCTGCACGATCGCGCTGCCCAGACGGATGCGGCTCGTGCGCGCGGCCAGGTAGGCCAGCGGCGTGAGCGCGTCGAAGCCCCAGGCCTCGCTGGTCCAGACCGAATCCACGCCCAGCCGCTCGGCTTCCAGCACGTAGGCGGCCGTCTCTTCCCGCCGATCGCGCCCCAGCCCGACGCCGATCGCCACCCGCATGGCCGTGCTCCTAACCACGCCGTCGCCGCCGCGCTACGCGGCGAACTGCTGGGCGATCGCCTGCAACTGACGCAGGTGGTCGAGGTCGTGTACGCGCATGAACAGCAGCCACTCGCGCCAGTTGAAGGCGCCAAAGGTCTGATGGGTGATCGCGATCTCGAGGTGCTCGTCGCCGCGGGCATGCAGCACGCGGGCGAGCAGTTGCTCGCGCCGCCGCGTATGCGCTTGCCAGTAGGCCTCGGCCGTGGTCAGGCCGGCGCTGGTTTCGCCCGAGATCGTGTCACGCACGGGCGGCGGCAGGGCGCCGCCATCGAGGATGCCCTCGATCGCGCGGGCGCCCGTCTCGTTCATCTGCAGGATGTGGGTGTAGACCTCCGCCGCCGACCAGGCGTCTGGGCCGGGGCGCTCAGCGAAGCGTGCGGCGGGCACGGCGGCGCCGGCCTCGCGCAGCGGCATGGTATCGCGGCGCACCTTCTCCACCAGTTCGGGAATGCTGAGCTTGTTCGCCTGCGCCAGGAGATAGCCGCGCACACGCTGGGCTTCGTCGGCTTGCGTTGTCATCGCCATTCTCCTGCGCCGCGGGCGCGGCCCGGCTGCGTTGTATGGGATACTATCTTCAAGATAGTTCACGGTCAAGCGGGGTGGCTGGATCGCCCGCGTCCAGAGTGCGGCTGCACAGCGCGGGCACGCGGGGAACGGGAGTACCGCAGGTGGCGAGAACGCGCAGCTATCAGCACTTCTGCCCGGTGGCGCGCTCGCTGGAGCTGATCGGCGAGAAGTGGTCGTTGTTGGTGGTGCGCGATCTGCTGCGC is part of the Dehalococcoidia bacterium genome and harbors:
- a CDS encoding DUF4188 domain-containing protein, which gives rise to MAKRVERRTVDLTQYPDLVVIYLGMRVNRWFGFRRLLGLGPQIQKSVAAQPEGLLLHENLFFSLRHLGMRQYWRDWESLERWTRSEPHQRWWKQFLKDSGGTGFWHESYFLRGGMEAIYDDVTSPLGFLKFAPSEAARGGMFSARRRAGLPGDSPTPVLDEQALYAGGPTR
- a CDS encoding acetyl-CoA hydrolase/transferase C-terminal domain-containing protein produces the protein MTATVPSAYADWRETYKSRCQSADEAMRLIHDGDLVGLTILAPAELTAAFERRAKQLDRVDIRLLAPRELQLFTPDGPRGEKEIELFIGDISRPSHDARITTYLPNTFMLGMKAFDDGRPEARLPDVFLTPCSPPNEAGYVHFGPHMWNRKAYIRRCKRSIAMIDPNMMPVHGDVWLHVSEIDAFVEGVVQPVDMTAMARRIEVETPPENRPALRRLLGLALPEQIALVQDRFPLLPPDMLERALGLSEVDEASKGIAANLRELIREGATIQIGVGEPSQLMVKAGAFDVAHGLGIHTELGSPGLAQLWQRGIVDNARKRLHHGASVAVAWSGCDGEDMRIIRDNPAFQLYDPDYLLNPLLMAQNPRMTSINSAVAVDVLGQIASEDRFGGNMINGTGGQPDTHISAALCKDGRAITVMRSTALAGSVSKVVARHEAGTLITIPRYLADTIVTEHGVARLLDKNHRQRAAELISIAHPDFRAELRKEAAKIVGEL
- a CDS encoding LLM class F420-dependent oxidoreductase; the protein is MRVAIGVGLGRDRREETAAYVLEAERLGVDSVWTSEAWGFDALTPLAYLAARTSRIRLGSAIVQAGTRTPAVLAMSALSLAALSDGRFSLGLGTSGPQVIEGWHGVPFKQPVTRLRETVEIVRMAVRGERVTYDGAVYKLPLPGGVGRALKSSAPPAEVPIYLATLGPKSLELTGALADGWIASAFMPEHAEVFFAPLRRGAARAGRDFAAIDRMAGGVVAFGDDLERLIAPRKPGFAFEIGAMGSRDHNFYKDAYARQGYAELAQRVQDLWLERRRDEAAALIPDAFVIQSNLLGSEAMVKQRLRVYRDAGVTTLQANPQGETPAERLETLGRLLRLVEQVNAEATAASHPS
- a CDS encoding DinB family protein, which gives rise to MTTQADEAQRVRGYLLAQANKLSIPELVEKVRRDTMPLREAGAAVPAARFAERPGPDAWSAAEVYTHILQMNETGARAIEGILDGGALPPPVRDTISGETSAGLTTAEAYWQAHTRRREQLLARVLHARGDEHLEIAITHQTFGAFNWREWLLFMRVHDLDHLRQLQAIAQQFAA